In Phocoena phocoena chromosome 12, mPhoPho1.1, whole genome shotgun sequence, the following proteins share a genomic window:
- the C12H6orf118 gene encoding uncharacterized protein C6orf118 homolog, with the protein MAEDSKPEFYLRWKHCETPGIKTLCNLRTLLNKLQKDHRDDVYMYTSGHLNPSKLYRPLETILYHWPNANRPKEANVFGGEKPSDKKTKKTKGALAYFTINTAVGPNDAENTPLFRYLNPLTHGSHTSEEDLIPKKGLREEGSPERPEREELRWPKMKVLKYKEVKSSRECAMCPPGRDEFQYLSSHLAGITKADKYRKFLIFQKQVLAKQDVLKSDFTGSKVVTCHEKKLEQKLQKICVCDPEEFNRLQVFGEVFEDICNSSLIFGDILKEIKDEYELYMLLLLKTQPTEQYKTLLTHIQGLETRRVRTADVDQAREELRALVMAIKAALDRNDKLRSELELECMLLQSTKKRSESPEKNVMKEERLTLIEKVEKKRCEVLNKWDEIQALEREIKTTLVHTGILHITENKIKSLETETIKLETANKILKKKIQFVENHVKRIMGKSKLSEGEQQNLWEFINEFAKLKQTDNS; encoded by the exons ATGGCTGAGGATTCGAAGCCTGAAT TTTACCTAAGGTGGAAACACTGTGAGACACCAGGTATTAAGACTCTGTGCAATCTAAGGACACTTCTGAACAAACTCCAGAAAGACCACAGAGATGACGTCTACATGTACACCTCCGGACACCTGAACCCCAGCAAGCTCTACAGGCCTCTGGAGACAATCCTGTATCACTGGCCCAATGCCAACAGGCCCAAGGAGGCAAACGTCTTTGGAGGAGAAAAGCCATCTGACAAGAAGACTAAAAAGACGAAAGGTGCTTTAGCTTATTTTACCATCAACACAGCTGTGGGCCCAAATGATGCCGAGAACACACCACTCTTCAGGTATTTGAACCCTCTGACACACGGTTCCCACACTTCGGAGGAGGATTTGATTCCAAAGAAGGGTTTGAGAGAGGAAGGTTCCCCCGAACGGCCAGAGAGAGAAGAGCTAAGATGGCCCAAGATGAAGGTTCTGAAGTACAAAGAAGTGAAGTCCAGCCGTGAGTGTGCGATGTGCCCCCCAGGCAGGGACGAGTTCCAGTACCTCAGCTCACACTTGGCTGGCATAACAAAAGCAGACAAGTACAGGAAGTTCTTGATTTTCCAGAAACAAGTTCTTGCAAAGCAAGATGTGTTGAAGAGTGACTTCACTGGGAGCAAGGTGGTGACGTGCCATGAAAAGAAGTTGGAGCAG aaGCTCCAGAAAATATGTGTCTGTGACCCTGAAGAGTTCAACAGACTACAGGTCTTTGGAGAAGTCtttgaagatatttgcaatagTTCTTTGATATTTGGTGATatcttgaaagaaattaag GATGAATATGAACTCTACATGTTATTACTTCTGAAGACCCAGCCCACAGAACAGTATAAG ACTTTGCTGACTCACATCCAGGGGCTGGAGACGAGGAGGGTGAGGACCGCAGATGTCGACCAGGCCAGGGAGGAGCTGAGGGCGCTCGTGATGGCCATCAAAGCAGCCCTGGACCGTAATGACAA ACTCAGAAGTGAATTGGAGCTGGAGTGCATGTTGCTGCAATCCACTAAGAAGAGATCAG AATCACCTGAGAAAAATGTAATGAAGGAGGAGCGCCTTACTCTTATTGAGAAGGTTGAAAAAAAGAGGTGtgaagtgcttaataaatgggaTGAAATTCAAGctcttgaaagagaaattaaaacaacttTGGTTCATACTGGAATTTTGCATATCACCGAGAATAAGATTAAAAGCTTAGAG ACTGAAACTATAAAGTTGGAGacagcaaataaaattttaaagaagaaaatacaa TTTGTTGAAAACCACGTGAAGCGGATCATGGGGAAGAGCAAGCTGAGTGAGGGGGAACAACA gaacctttgGGAATTTATTAATGAATTTGCAAAATTAAAACAGACAGATAACTCTTAA